The following proteins are co-located in the Microcystis wesenbergii NRERC-220 genome:
- a CDS encoding WD40 repeat domain-containing protein, with amino-acid sequence MKITLYQPTLSLLLLLLLSGGCAVNREKEKTTTPQASPLAEIVPWQMVERVTILKADQDPIYALAISPDNSLLLSGSFDGTVREWDLKTQKPLRTWQLGDTVNAIQFSPDGETFVTADAGGKVQRWNTRTGKLEMTYPGHAFLVTDAAISPDGKILATGSWDRTVKLWDFQTGKLLKTLRGHHHPIQAIAFSPDGEGIVSADYDGFVKLWKVSTGRFIRAYAGNLFPVYRVLFSKDGNIAGTASQDGSIRSWQVKSGIGTTTILAHNDAVTDMALLDGGTVLASTSGDGTVKFWDVNTRQRLNTLKGNVILRMVASQDGRWLVTGDRDGAIAIWRGI; translated from the coding sequence CGTTATTATTGCTGCTGTTGCTATCGGGGGGTTGTGCAGTGAATCGGGAAAAAGAGAAAACCACCACTCCGCAAGCGTCTCCCCTAGCAGAAATCGTTCCTTGGCAGATGGTCGAACGGGTTACTATTTTAAAAGCCGATCAGGATCCCATCTATGCTTTAGCCATTAGTCCCGATAACTCCCTGCTGCTGAGTGGTAGTTTTGACGGTACTGTTAGGGAATGGGATTTAAAAACCCAAAAACCTCTCAGGACTTGGCAACTAGGTGATACCGTTAACGCTATCCAATTTAGTCCCGATGGTGAGACTTTCGTAACTGCCGATGCGGGGGGAAAAGTGCAACGCTGGAATACGCGCACGGGAAAATTAGAAATGACCTATCCTGGCCATGCTTTTCTCGTTACCGATGCCGCTATTTCTCCCGATGGCAAAATTTTGGCTACGGGTAGCTGGGATCGTACAGTCAAACTCTGGGATTTTCAGACGGGTAAACTGTTAAAAACCCTGCGCGGCCATCATCATCCGATTCAGGCGATCGCATTTAGTCCCGATGGTGAAGGAATTGTTAGCGCCGATTACGATGGCTTCGTTAAACTGTGGAAAGTGAGTACCGGTCGCTTTATTCGCGCCTATGCGGGTAATTTATTCCCCGTTTATCGGGTGCTTTTTTCCAAGGATGGTAATATCGCCGGTACTGCTAGTCAAGACGGTTCGATCCGCAGTTGGCAAGTAAAAAGCGGCATCGGCACCACGACTATTCTCGCCCATAACGACGCTGTTACCGATATGGCCTTGCTCGATGGGGGTACAGTTTTGGCCAGCACTTCCGGGGATGGAACTGTCAAATTTTGGGATGTTAATACCCGTCAGCGCTTGAATACCCTCAAGGGAAACGTCATCTTAAGAATGGTTGCCAGTCAAGATGGTCGTTGGTTAGTCACTGGAGATCGGGACGGTGCGATCGCAATCTGGCGGGGAATCTAA
- a CDS encoding Uma2 family endonuclease, whose product MAAVILNLDTVNLSDEQFYRLCQVNPDWQLERNAQGELIVMPPVGGISGNREADFISLLWLWNRQTGLGKVFSSATIFRLPKGGYRAPDAAWVSLTLWQALSREEQEKFPPICPDFVIELRSRSDSLPEIQAKMREYLHSGLRLGWLVNPQQQQVEIYRPQQPVEIMELPANLSGEDVLPGFSLFISIFD is encoded by the coding sequence ATGGCAGCAGTGATTTTAAACTTAGATACAGTCAATCTCAGCGATGAGCAGTTTTACCGTCTCTGTCAAGTTAACCCAGATTGGCAACTGGAAAGAAACGCCCAAGGAGAATTAATTGTGATGCCACCTGTTGGGGGAATTAGCGGCAACCGAGAGGCCGATTTTATTAGTTTGCTTTGGTTGTGGAATCGTCAAACCGGATTGGGTAAAGTCTTTAGTTCGGCGACGATTTTTCGTTTACCGAAAGGCGGATATCGCGCTCCCGATGCTGCTTGGGTGAGTTTAACTCTTTGGCAAGCTCTAAGTCGAGAAGAACAGGAGAAATTTCCGCCTATTTGTCCCGATTTCGTCATTGAACTGCGCTCCCGTAGCGATTCCCTCCCAGAAATTCAAGCTAAAATGCGGGAATATCTCCACAGTGGTTTGCGATTAGGTTGGCTAGTTAATCCTCAACAACAACAGGTGGAAATTTATCGTCCTCAGCAACCCGTAGAAATTATGGAACTACCCGCTAATTTAAGCGGAGAGGATGTCTTACCAGGCTTTAGTCTATTTATCTCTATTTTTGATTGA
- a CDS encoding RNA-guided endonuclease InsQ/TnpB family protein: MLVVEAKLKNGTPEQYQRLDEAIKTSQFVRNSCVRYWMDNQGTTRNDLQKLCSVLANNKETPWVNKLNSQARQSAADRAWQSINRFYQNCHAKIAGKKGFPRFKKHSRSVEYKLTGYKLSDDRRKIKFTDGFKAGEFDLWCSQKTLVYYSEQQIKRVRVVRRADGYYCQFLIDVERQEYHEPTGQITGIDLGLKEFYTDAQGNTVENPRYLRKSEKRLKKAQRRLSKLFRQGKKQSNNYHKQRIKVARLHLKVSRQRKDKAIKDALALVQSNDLVVYEALKVRNLVKNRKLAKSISDASWYQFTEWLNYFAKIYRIVCIAVPPHFTTQDCSVCGTRVQKTLSTRTHQCPNCKTVLDRDHNAAINILKKGLQYLGKHLNASTSLGIDTERSRSVNGTVGQTETDLNALGESDLWVFNGDIENLSCLVEQGISNSDVERIPRHSVA; encoded by the coding sequence ATGCTAGTCGTAGAAGCCAAGTTAAAAAACGGGACACCAGAGCAATATCAACGGCTTGATGAAGCTATCAAAACTTCTCAGTTTGTGCGTAACTCTTGTGTTCGTTATTGGATGGACAATCAAGGGACAACCCGCAATGATCTCCAAAAACTTTGCTCGGTACTAGCTAACAATAAAGAGACACCTTGGGTTAATAAATTAAACTCACAAGCACGTCAATCGGCTGCTGATAGAGCCTGGCAATCAATTAATAGGTTTTACCAGAATTGTCATGCTAAGATAGCGGGGAAAAAGGGTTTTCCTCGGTTCAAAAAGCATAGCCGTTCGGTTGAATATAAACTAACGGGTTACAAACTATCTGATGATAGACGTAAAATCAAGTTCACTGATGGTTTTAAAGCAGGAGAATTTGATTTATGGTGTAGTCAGAAAACCTTAGTTTATTATTCAGAACAACAGATTAAACGGGTAAGAGTTGTTAGACGTGCTGACGGTTATTATTGCCAGTTTTTAATTGACGTAGAGCGGCAAGAATACCATGAACCAACGGGACAAATAACAGGAATTGACTTAGGGTTAAAAGAGTTTTATACTGACGCTCAAGGTAATACTGTAGAGAATCCACGTTATTTAAGAAAGTCAGAAAAAAGACTTAAAAAAGCACAAAGACGATTATCAAAACTATTTCGTCAAGGAAAGAAACAGTCTAACAACTATCACAAGCAACGGATAAAAGTGGCTAGGCTTCATCTTAAGGTGTCAAGACAACGTAAAGACAAAGCAATTAAAGACGCTTTGGCGTTAGTCCAGTCTAATGATTTGGTAGTCTATGAAGCTTTAAAGGTAAGAAACTTAGTCAAAAACCGTAAGCTTGCCAAGTCGATTAGTGATGCTTCTTGGTATCAATTCACTGAATGGTTGAATTATTTTGCCAAGATTTATCGGATTGTTTGTATTGCTGTTCCTCCCCATTTCACGACTCAAGATTGTTCAGTTTGTGGGACGAGAGTTCAAAAAACATTAAGCACTAGAACTCATCAATGTCCCAATTGTAAAACAGTCTTAGATAGGGATCATAATGCAGCAATAAATATTCTTAAAAAAGGGTTGCAATATTTGGGAAAACATCTCAATGCCTCGACTTCGCTCGGCATTGACACTGAGCGAAGTCGAAGTGTCAACGGTACTGTTGGGCAAACAGAAACCGACCTAAACGCCTTGGGAGAGTCCGACCTCTGGGTTTTTAATGGAGACATTGAGAATCTAAGTTGTCTCGTTGAACAAGGAATTTCTAACAGCGATGTGGAAAGAATCCCCCGTCACAGCGTAGCTTGA
- a CDS encoding Rpn family recombination-promoting nuclease/putative transposase, which translates to MYDSTCKFIALEYSRDLATWLLGKPLDLTEIKPPELSLEPIRADSLIFLESEELILHIEFQTDPKEDIPYRMLDYATRLYRRYQGKPIHQVVIYLRRSTLPLVRQNDYQQGKTYHQFEVIRLWEQPYQPLLQAPGLLPFAILAQAEEQENLLRQIAQKIEQISDSREQSNLAASTAILAGLVLNKDIIQQLLRKDIMKESVIYQEIKGEGRQEEAINLLLRLLNRRIGGISAELSANIQSLSLENLENLGEALLDFQSVEDLEQWLENERF; encoded by the coding sequence ATGTATGATTCCACTTGTAAATTTATCGCCCTGGAATATTCGAGAGATTTAGCCACTTGGTTATTAGGTAAACCTTTAGATTTAACCGAAATTAAACCCCCAGAGTTGTCATTAGAGCCGATAAGAGCCGATAGTTTAATCTTTTTAGAGTCAGAAGAATTAATCTTACATATTGAGTTCCAAACCGACCCTAAAGAGGATATTCCCTATAGAATGCTCGATTATGCCACAAGACTCTATCGACGCTATCAAGGCAAACCTATCCATCAGGTAGTTATTTATCTAAGGAGGAGTACCTTGCCCCTAGTCAGACAGAATGACTATCAACAGGGAAAAACTTATCATCAATTTGAGGTGATTAGACTATGGGAACAACCCTATCAACCCTTATTACAAGCACCAGGACTATTGCCCTTTGCTATACTAGCTCAAGCTGAGGAGCAAGAGAATTTACTGCGGCAAATCGCCCAAAAAATCGAACAAATCAGCGACAGTCGAGAACAAAGCAATCTGGCTGCCTCCACCGCAATTCTCGCTGGATTAGTATTAAACAAAGACATCATTCAACAATTGTTGAGGAAGGACATTATGAAAGAATCTGTCATCTATCAGGAAATCAAAGGGGAAGGAAGACAAGAAGAAGCCATCAATTTGCTTCTACGTCTATTAAATCGGCGTATAGGTGGCATTTCTGCCGAATTATCCGCCAATATCCAAAGTCTTTCCCTAGAAAATTTAGAAAACTTAGGAGAAGCTTTATTAGATTTTCAGTCAGTAGAGGACTTAGAACAATGGCTAGAAAATGAGCGTTTTTAA
- a CDS encoding MlaE family lipid ABC transporter permease subunit, with protein sequence MKDLLAIFSKELSSWFRRCWLAVLLTGRVFYFLFTRKPDWRVTQEQMVAAGPASLIIAMITAAVIGMIFTIQVAREFQALGAGSMVGGILALALGRELCPIMMAIVVAGRVGSAFAAEIGTMKVTEQIDALYMLKTDPVEYLVLPRLIACCLMVPALSVMALLIGLGSGLLVGQSLYGIANSVFLDSVRGFLRVGDVLSGPVKGVVFGALIAIIGCNWGLTTDGGAKGVGQATTAAVVTMLLAIFVSNLLMTWILFQGSGNSSVLFGQ encoded by the coding sequence ATGAAGGATTTATTGGCAATTTTTAGCAAGGAATTAAGCTCCTGGTTTCGGCGCTGTTGGTTAGCGGTACTATTAACCGGCAGGGTTTTTTACTTCCTATTCACACGCAAACCCGATTGGCGCGTCACCCAAGAACAAATGGTGGCAGCCGGGCCCGCCTCGCTGATTATCGCCATGATCACGGCTGCGGTGATCGGCATGATCTTTACTATCCAAGTGGCCCGGGAGTTCCAAGCCTTGGGCGCCGGCAGTATGGTGGGGGGAATTTTGGCCCTTGCTCTCGGTCGGGAACTCTGTCCGATTATGATGGCGATCGTGGTAGCCGGTCGGGTAGGATCGGCTTTTGCGGCGGAAATCGGTACCATGAAGGTGACAGAGCAGATCGACGCACTCTATATGCTCAAAACCGATCCCGTGGAATATCTGGTGCTGCCCCGTTTAATTGCCTGTTGTCTGATGGTTCCCGCTTTGAGTGTTATGGCATTGCTGATCGGTTTGGGTAGCGGTTTGCTGGTCGGCCAAAGTTTATACGGGATTGCTAATTCAGTTTTTCTCGACTCGGTTCGCGGTTTTCTGCGCGTGGGAGACGTGCTGAGTGGACCAGTTAAAGGGGTGGTTTTTGGGGCTTTAATCGCGATTATCGGCTGTAATTGGGGTTTAACGACCGATGGCGGTGCTAAAGGAGTCGGCCAAGCTACGACCGCGGCCGTAGTCACTATGCTCTTAGCGATTTTTGTATCTAATCTGCTGATGACTTGGATCTTGTTCCAAGGATCTGGTAATAGTTCGGTTTTGTTTGGACAGTAA
- a CDS encoding BrnT family toxin, giving the protein MVFDWDNNKNQSNLIKHGISFEEAIAIFADPSILTFEDTRCNYGETRFVSIGQITLATQEKKAIIVVIHTQRSQSILLISARKANERERKRYEQP; this is encoded by the coding sequence ATGGTCTTCGACTGGGACAACAATAAAAACCAAAGCAATCTCATCAAACACGGTATCAGTTTCGAGGAAGCGATCGCTATATTCGCTGATCCTTCTATCCTGACCTTTGAGGATACCCGATGCAACTATGGGGAAACGAGATTTGTTTCAATAGGGCAAATAACGCTTGCCACCCAAGAAAAGAAAGCGATCATCGTAGTTATTCACACTCAAAGAAGTCAAAGCATTCTTCTCATATCAGCCAGAAAAGCCAATGAACGGGAGAGAAAACGCTATGAGCAACCCTGA
- a CDS encoding BrnA antitoxin family protein: MSNPEFSLDMPLKERQEKFMQMSDEDIDYSDIPPLDDEFFKNAKLVKPNPQTEQISIRLDSEILEWFRNHAQEKSYHDLINDVLRTYVKHQSQ; this comes from the coding sequence ATGAGCAACCCTGAATTTTCCCTTGATATGCCTCTTAAAGAGCGACAGGAGAAATTTATGCAAATGTCCGATGAGGATATTGATTATTCAGATATTCCTCCCCTAGATGATGAATTTTTCAAGAATGCTAAACTGGTCAAACCAAATCCACAAACAGAGCAAATTAGTATCAGGTTGGATTCAGAAATCCTTGAGTGGTTTAGGAATCATGCTCAAGAAAAGAGCTATCACGACCTAATTAATGATGTATTACGAACCTACGTCAAACATCAATCGCAATAG
- a CDS encoding DUF4407 domain-containing protein, giving the protein MLTKTRLNSVQKLLIWSAGADQEILSQESCRTERYKYESIGTTVILTAIMAFCSGGYALFTVFGSLTISISLGFIWGSIIFNLDRFFILTASQNKSSSKLQFWVGAATRLSIAILLGFIVAKPLELRLFESEINQKISQQRREREREESRKDQDTPDVKRINKINEEIDNLTREKNQASDALQKARIDAIEEIKGKGVTGKPGVGTIAKERQKNVETIEKSVTFLDSRIQDLLKEKNNLIKQKSILSVKTPQKKEWQEGSLLDRISALEALSKDDPAIAITNKLITLLLIIIEIAPVLVKILSKEGLYEKLLEKETIDRMNQENLGKMAEKELSKMKELKNFQLNIEALMIEYIRLRERNKEKIEDIQMNKAKNIYQQHDEETANFIKLCRERVTNYEDLVD; this is encoded by the coding sequence GTGCTAACTAAAACACGACTCAATTCTGTACAAAAACTTTTAATCTGGTCTGCTGGTGCAGATCAAGAAATTTTGTCTCAAGAAAGCTGCCGCACAGAAAGGTATAAATATGAGTCTATCGGCACCACCGTTATTCTCACGGCAATAATGGCTTTTTGTTCAGGAGGCTATGCACTTTTTACGGTTTTTGGCTCTTTAACAATTTCAATTTCTTTGGGTTTTATTTGGGGTAGCATAATTTTTAACTTAGATCGCTTTTTTATCCTTACAGCTAGTCAAAATAAGTCTTCATCAAAACTACAATTTTGGGTAGGAGCCGCCACTCGCTTAAGCATAGCAATTCTTTTAGGTTTTATCGTTGCTAAACCTCTAGAGTTAAGATTGTTTGAGAGTGAAATAAATCAAAAAATTAGCCAACAAAGAAGAGAAAGAGAAAGAGAAGAAAGCAGAAAAGATCAAGATACTCCAGATGTCAAAAGGATCAATAAAATCAATGAAGAGATTGACAATCTCACAAGAGAAAAAAATCAAGCTTCAGACGCTTTACAAAAAGCTCGTATAGATGCGATAGAAGAAATAAAAGGTAAAGGTGTGACAGGTAAACCCGGTGTCGGTACTATTGCAAAAGAAAGACAAAAAAATGTAGAAACAATAGAAAAAAGTGTTACTTTTTTGGATAGTAGAATCCAAGATTTACTCAAGGAAAAAAATAATTTAATTAAACAAAAATCAATTTTGAGTGTCAAGACACCACAAAAAAAGGAATGGCAAGAAGGAAGTCTTTTGGATCGTATCTCAGCCCTAGAAGCATTATCGAAAGATGATCCTGCTATTGCTATTACAAATAAATTAATTACTCTGTTATTAATTATTATTGAAATTGCTCCAGTTTTGGTAAAAATCTTGTCGAAAGAAGGTCTTTATGAAAAACTGCTTGAGAAAGAAACTATCGATAGAATGAATCAAGAAAATCTTGGCAAAATGGCAGAAAAAGAACTCTCAAAAATGAAAGAACTAAAAAATTTTCAGCTAAATATTGAAGCTTTAATGATTGAATATATCCGACTTAGAGAAAGAAATAAAGAAAAAATCGAAGATATACAAATGAATAAAGCAAAAAATATTTATCAGCAACATGATGAAGAAACTGCTAACTTTATTAAGTTATGTAGAGAACGAGTAACTAATTATGAAGATTTAGTAGATTAA
- a CDS encoding SPFH domain-containing protein, with protein MVFINIKEDEVGIVYKRFGRPLPAGRRVALNGESGLQAEVLTPGRHLSLPNVEIRIAKAIVIASDEVGLVDAKDGASLPPGENFGKVVECKDFQDARVFIHNGGQKGKQRAILTNGTYYINTELFSVEIVNVIRIREDEVGLVEARDGKPLPPGQAFAKFVECNNFQNAQAFWDNGGQSGKQMAILTANTYQINTNIFKVKNVKCIRIAEDQVGLVRATFGKPLPPNRTFGKVVECNNFQDAQAFINSGGESGKQLAFLTPSTYQINTDLFEIKIDSVTKVPQGEIGLVVANDGATRPEDRNLGKVVECQNFEDAEAFIKNGGESGKQLAVLPARTYQINTDLFTVITSANATQYNVNPEELKVYTVAKDKIGIVTTLEGKTLPEGVIAGDTIKGHDNFQKPQKFIEAGGYKGLQEEFLQEGSWILNPWFVCVEQVPLIEILAEQVGVIISYVGKDNESENDDRLSKEGEKGVQRKPLLPSKYPINRRIQSVHVVPTNEIILEWSKAEGKDADNYDKILEPLQLRSKDGFVFQLQLTQTICIAAKDAPQMILKVGTQAIDPLSLEYSNALDNITDKKSVKSPAIRNLVGRVLAPLVNSYFQNAAQYFEALDFFSKRSAIQKHAADFIKKALNDYGVQSIQTLITDIDLPDELEELLRERQILKQQAENYKRQELTEQARQSLIKQQEENKAQIKIVEAQSNLEVATLNAKAKLEESKADAQIQQEKDELELKRMRAESDMKTEDEKIESGIRMEEFRQRVQVLSPAIYAQLESEGKWAEAYANSQIKLPEVFIGASSGGGNTSGGGGIVEASAMQMAFLEILRDSLKSKRQNEQINMSREYEILPPSEND; from the coding sequence ATGGTTTTTATTAATATCAAAGAAGATGAAGTAGGCATTGTTTATAAACGATTTGGTCGTCCCTTGCCTGCGGGTCGTCGAGTTGCTCTCAATGGAGAAAGTGGTTTACAAGCGGAGGTGCTTACCCCTGGACGGCATTTGAGTTTGCCTAATGTGGAAATTCGCATTGCTAAGGCAATTGTAATTGCTTCTGATGAGGTGGGATTAGTGGATGCAAAAGACGGGGCAAGCTTACCTCCAGGAGAAAACTTTGGAAAAGTCGTCGAGTGTAAGGATTTTCAAGATGCTAGGGTATTTATCCATAATGGTGGACAAAAAGGAAAACAACGAGCCATTTTGACTAATGGTACTTATTATATTAATACTGAGCTATTCTCTGTTGAGATTGTTAACGTTATTCGTATCCGTGAAGACGAAGTAGGACTCGTGGAAGCGAGGGATGGTAAACCTCTACCGCCAGGTCAAGCCTTTGCCAAGTTTGTAGAATGCAATAATTTTCAAAATGCCCAAGCTTTTTGGGACAATGGTGGTCAAAGCGGTAAACAAATGGCAATTTTAACCGCCAATACCTATCAGATTAATACCAATATCTTTAAAGTAAAAAATGTAAAATGTATTCGCATTGCGGAGGATCAAGTAGGATTGGTTCGGGCTACCTTTGGCAAGCCGTTGCCTCCAAATCGAACTTTTGGTAAGGTTGTTGAATGCAATAATTTTCAAGATGCTCAAGCTTTTATCAATAGTGGCGGAGAAAGTGGTAAACAATTAGCCTTTTTAACACCTAGCACCTATCAAATTAATACTGATTTGTTTGAAATTAAAATTGATTCAGTCACTAAAGTTCCCCAAGGAGAAATTGGCTTAGTTGTGGCTAATGATGGAGCAACCCGCCCCGAAGATAGGAATTTAGGTAAAGTTGTTGAATGCCAAAATTTTGAAGATGCTGAAGCTTTTATTAAAAATGGTGGTGAAAGTGGCAAACAGTTGGCAGTTCTACCTGCGAGGACTTATCAGATCAACACTGACTTGTTTACTGTTATTACTTCTGCTAATGCCACTCAGTACAATGTAAACCCTGAAGAATTAAAGGTTTATACTGTGGCCAAAGACAAAATCGGTATTGTTACTACACTTGAAGGAAAAACTCTTCCTGAAGGTGTAATTGCTGGGGATACAATTAAAGGTCATGATAATTTTCAGAAACCTCAAAAATTTATCGAAGCTGGGGGCTATAAAGGCTTACAGGAAGAATTTTTACAGGAAGGTTCCTGGATTCTCAATCCCTGGTTTGTTTGTGTTGAGCAAGTACCATTGATTGAAATTCTTGCCGAGCAAGTCGGGGTGATTATTTCTTATGTCGGCAAAGATAACGAGTCAGAAAATGATGATCGGCTTTCAAAAGAAGGAGAAAAAGGCGTACAGCGCAAGCCCCTTCTACCAAGTAAGTATCCGATAAACAGAAGAATTCAAAGTGTTCATGTTGTTCCGACAAACGAGATTATCCTAGAGTGGTCTAAAGCGGAAGGAAAAGATGCGGATAATTATGATAAAATCCTTGAGCCATTACAACTTCGATCAAAAGATGGTTTTGTTTTTCAGTTGCAATTAACTCAGACTATCTGCATAGCAGCAAAAGATGCTCCACAAATGATTCTCAAAGTCGGTACTCAAGCAATTGATCCTTTGAGCCTAGAGTATTCTAATGCTCTTGATAATATTACTGATAAGAAATCTGTTAAATCTCCTGCTATCAGAAATTTAGTCGGTAGAGTTTTAGCCCCTTTAGTGAATTCTTATTTTCAGAATGCCGCTCAGTATTTTGAGGCTCTTGATTTTTTTAGTAAGCGAAGCGCTATTCAAAAGCATGCAGCAGATTTTATTAAAAAGGCACTTAATGATTATGGCGTACAGTCAATCCAGACTTTGATTACAGACATTGATTTGCCTGATGAATTGGAGGAGCTATTAAGAGAGCGTCAAATTCTGAAACAACAAGCCGAAAACTATAAACGACAAGAGTTAACTGAACAAGCCCGTCAGTCTCTCATCAAACAGCAAGAGGAAAACAAAGCTCAAATCAAAATAGTTGAGGCTCAAAGTAATTTAGAGGTAGCAACTCTTAATGCTAAAGCTAAACTTGAGGAATCAAAAGCAGATGCACAAATTCAACAAGAAAAAGATGAGCTTGAGTTAAAGCGGATGCGGGCAGAATCTGACATGAAAACCGAAGACGAGAAAATTGAGTCTGGTATTCGTATGGAAGAGTTTCGTCAAAGAGTTCAGGTTCTTAGTCCTGCGATTTATGCTCAGTTAGAATCAGAAGGGAAATGGGCTGAGGCATACGCCAACAGCCAAATTAAACTTCCAGAAGTGTTTATTGGTGCTAGTAGCGGTGGTGGTAATACTTCTGGTGGTGGAGGGATTGTTGAAGCCAGTGCTATGCAGATGGCGTTCCTAGAAATCTTAAGAGACTCCCTGAAATCAAAAAGACAAAATGAGCAAATTAATATGTCACGAGAATATGAGATTCTCCCCCCTTCTGAAAATGATTAA
- a CDS encoding GUN4 domain-containing protein, which translates to MGQDVSSAQQKETPRSFNEPNPQTSGTHGNRNKPQESYEQLSILLAEKKWKEADWETMQILLRIAERTEQGWLLSIDEIPSEDIRKIDLLWLDASKGKFGYSVQKNIWVNVQGEIGVFDALVFYKFAKQVGWQVNDQLRMNYDDFDFSLNAPDGHLPTFRFPSDTDQLGTWLDAFKDFLPRL; encoded by the coding sequence ATAGGGCAGGATGTCTCATCAGCCCAACAAAAAGAAACTCCTCGCTCTTTTAATGAACCTAATCCACAAACTTCTGGTACTCATGGAAACAGAAATAAACCACAAGAAAGTTACGAACAGCTTTCAATTTTATTAGCTGAGAAAAAATGGAAAGAAGCAGATTGGGAAACAATGCAGATTCTGCTTCGTATTGCCGAGAGAACTGAACAAGGTTGGCTACTAAGTATTGACGAAATTCCCTCTGAAGACATCAGAAAAATAGATCTTCTCTGGTTAGATGCCAGCAAAGGTAAATTTGGTTATAGTGTACAAAAGAATATCTGGGTGAATGTTCAAGGTGAAATTGGTGTGTTTGATGCTTTAGTATTTTATAAATTTGCTAAACAAGTAGGTTGGCAAGTAAATGATCAGTTGCGAATGAACTATGATGATTTTGACTTTTCTTTAAATGCCCCTGACGGTCATTTACCTACATTTAGATTTCCTTCCGATACTGATCAGTTAGGAACATGGCTGGATGCTTTCAAAGATTTTTTACCTCGCTTATAA
- a CDS encoding phosphate ABC transporter substrate-binding protein produces MMGMSQKNETTALIIALLATAGILGGGYFWLQSQCAAGKEFFLCGSSKSPQKPPVSESASSPLPPPPSPQGVVSFAPPTSIPSGTTIRINGSTSMVQINQALKAALTAKFQGVEVLTNAQGSDNGLEEVARGAIDIAAVSRPLTESERSQGLASSPIIRDAIAIVVGVKNPFAGGLTTAQVKDIFTGKITSWSEVGGSAATIQVINRPPISGTYQSFRQEVLQGGEFGRGTNFKMMERDATTPILRVLGLNGISYATYSQIANQKTVRALAVDGISASEPNYPWQRTLYYVYKEPASEAVKAFMGFVASSGGQEAIFRANEDLQK; encoded by the coding sequence ATGATGGGTATGTCTCAAAAAAACGAAACAACTGCTTTAATAATCGCTCTTTTAGCCACTGCGGGCATTTTAGGTGGGGGTTACTTCTGGCTGCAAAGTCAATGTGCCGCGGGTAAAGAATTCTTTCTCTGTGGCAGCAGTAAAAGTCCGCAAAAACCGCCGGTATCGGAAAGTGCCTCCTCTCCCTTACCCCCTCCCCCCTCACCCCAGGGAGTGGTCAGTTTTGCCCCACCGACTTCTATCCCCAGTGGCACGACAATTCGCATTAACGGCTCTACCAGTATGGTACAGATTAATCAAGCCTTAAAAGCCGCTTTAACTGCCAAATTTCAGGGGGTAGAGGTCTTGACAAATGCTCAAGGCTCTGATAATGGATTAGAGGAAGTGGCCCGGGGGGCGATCGATATTGCGGCGGTGTCACGACCTTTAACCGAGTCGGAACGCTCTCAGGGATTGGCTTCTAGTCCGATCATCCGAGATGCGATCGCTATTGTGGTGGGGGTAAAAAATCCTTTTGCGGGGGGTTTAACCACTGCCCAAGTTAAAGATATTTTTACCGGAAAAATCACCTCTTGGTCGGAGGTGGGCGGTTCTGCTGCTACTATTCAAGTGATTAATCGTCCTCCTATTAGTGGCACTTATCAAAGTTTTCGTCAGGAAGTGCTGCAAGGGGGAGAATTTGGTAGGGGAACTAATTTTAAAATGATGGAGAGGGATGCCACTACCCCAATTTTGCGAGTTTTGGGACTGAATGGCATTAGTTACGCAACCTATAGCCAAATCGCCAACCAAAAAACCGTCAGGGCGCTCGCTGTGGACGGAATTTCAGCCAGTGAACCTAATTATCCCTGGCAGCGTACCCTTTACTACGTTTACAAAGAACCTGCTAGTGAAGCGGTCAAAGCTTTTATGGGTTTTGTGGCCTCTAGTGGTGGTCAAGAAGCGATTTTTCGGGCTAATGAAGACCTACAAAAGTAG